A window of the Brassica oleracea var. oleracea cultivar TO1000 chromosome C1, BOL, whole genome shotgun sequence genome harbors these coding sequences:
- the LOC106338391 gene encoding uncharacterized protein LOC106338391 has product MVGLQKEFGYDELLTVEPVGLSGGLAVFWKSSFEVEVLEADKRIIDLKVRMGSLVFFLSCIYGDPVRARRNAVWDRLSTVGMVRNEPWVLVGDFNELLTAAEKVGGPDRHDSTFWDFRNLVDNCKIKEIKSSGNCLSWSCKRDNVWVQCRLDRSFGNDEWFRLLPRAHMEYLEMLVSDHRPILIKFALEEREMGRGRFVFDKRLAKQKGVEEIVKLGWGVDASENETPLLEPINRCRRELAKWKRVTTVSAMSRIKRIKEALEKEISKTAPCWQRLKMLRRDLCKAYRDEESFWRQRSRVRWLKLGDRNTKYFHLCAKGRKNRNNILLLKDSQGREHFSEGSKGNIAVEYFRDIFTSSNPWELESLFEGFQSRVSPAMNTMLTAPVLSEEVKTAAFSIKEDSAPGADGLTGTFYKRFWSTVGATTIREVQGFFQTAILPAGWNHTHIFLLPKVTNPSRMTERRPISLCSVHYKIISKILCNRLKRILPEIVSDTQGAFVSGRLITDNILVAHEMVHALRTKDGIDSNFMAIKTDMSKAYDRVEWCFVECLLERMGFDRKWVTWISACKVQKRLRGGGSKILSQGGKEIILKSVGMALPVFAMSCFRLPKDLCAKLTSIMTEFWWGGDAEKKKIAWVAWKKLCKPKELGGKGFKDIAWFNQALPSYAWRSIMHSRELLSQRLLKRIGNGKDTHVWYDNWILMPIPRPPRYRTDEVDLTLKVSDLIDERHGTWDVQRVRHLFVGEDANQILEMRPQLNRHDTMVWGFSRNAAPSLPPIEKRLWPNLWKVKTMPKIRHFLWRALAGALAVAERLRSRGIPVETTCKLCHAQPETICHVLFHCPVAKEVWRLSEFPMPAADFSTNSVFLNFHHLLETCKRSRLEERTRLVFPWILWNIWKSRNKFVFQQVNVGAEEIWRKSQLEFEAWNAANVGDKEDIDENVGEYALACWRKPCPSFIKCNVGSSWTDANRNCGVAWLTQNHLGVSLIHSRRSYSMVASQLEAELLSFLWAAESLSTLRHKNVVFESSSYLAGEAVLNPDNFPMFHGLIDVIREKLSRLQLWSIAYVHSGANQCAEAIARSVTRDQRYASYVGKDGPSWLLPMIHADAVRADNGY; this is encoded by the exons ATGGTTGGGTTACAGAAAGAATTTGGTTACGATGAGTTACTTACTGTTGAGCCGGTGGGTCTGAGTGGTGGCTTGGCAGTGTTTTGGAAGAGTAGTTTTGAGGTGGAAGTTTTAGAGGCTGATAAGAGGATTATTGACTTGAAGGTGAGGATGGGTTCTTTGGTATTTTTCCTCTCCTGCATATATGGTGATCCAGTTAGAGCTCGTAGGAATGCTGTTTGGGACAGGCTCTCTACCGTTGGGATGGTACGGAATGAGCCGTGGGTTTTGGTGGGTGATTTTAACGAATTGCTCACTGCGGCAGAGAAGGTTGGTGGTCCGGATAGACATGACTCAACTTTCTGGGATTTTCGGAATCTGGTGGACAACTGCAAGATTAAGGAAATCAAAAGCTCTGGGAACTGTCTGTCATGGTCTTGTAAGAGAGATAATGTTTGGGTGCAATGCCGTTTAGATCGCAGTTTTGGGAATGATGAATGGTTCCGACTGTTACCCAGAGCTCACATGGAGTATTTGGAGATGCTAGTCTCTGATCATAGACCCATTTTGATCAAATTTGCATTGGAGGAAAGAGAAATGGGGAGAGGCCGCTTCGTTTTTGATAAGAGGTTAGCAAAGCAGAAAGGCGTGGAGGAGATAGTCAAGCTTGGTTGGGGGGTTGACGCATCAGAAAACGAGACACCTTTGTTGGAGCCAATCAACAGGTGTAGGAGAGAGCTCGCCAAATGGAAGAGAGTTACGACTGTAAGTGCGATGAGTAGAATTAAAAGAATCAAGGAGGCGCTGGAGAAAGAAATATCAAAGACAGCACCTTGCTGGCAGCGGTTGAAAATGCTAAGACGAGATTTGTGTAAAGCGTACCGTGATGAGGAATCCTTTTGGCGGCAACGTAGTAGGGTGAGATGGCTTAAACTTGGTGACAGGAACACCAAGTACTTCCACCTCTGTGCCAAAGGTCGCAAGAACCGGAATAACATCCTTTTGCTTAAGGATTCCCAGGGTAGAGAACACTTCTCTGAAGGATCGAAGGGTAACATTGCAGTGGAGTACTTTCGTGATATTTTTACAAGTTCAAATCCTTGGGAATTGGAAAGTCTGTTTGAAGGGTTTCAAAGTAGAGTGTCTCCTGCAATGAACACGATGCTGACGGCTCCAGTACTTTCTGAGGAAGTTAAGACTGCGGCCTTTTCTATCAAAGAGGATAGTGCTCCGGGGGCTGATGGATTAACGGGCACTTTTTATAAGCGGTTCTGGTCTACAGTGGGGGCAACTACAATCCGTGAGGTACAGGGTTTCTTTCAGACGGCGATCTTACCCGCTGGTTGGAATCATACGCATATTTTCCTTCTGCCTAAAGTCACTAATCCATCAAGGATGACAGAGCGGAGGCCTATCAGTCTCTGCTCAGTACATTACAAGATCATCTCAAAAATTCTTTGCAATAGGCTGAAAAGAATTCTACCAGAGATTGTCTCAGACACGCAGGGTGCTTTCGTTAGTGGGCGCCTTATAACTGACAATATCTTGGTGGCACATGAGATGGTACATGCTTTAAGGACGAAGGATGGCATCGACTCAAACTTCATGGCCATTAAGACAGATATGTCTAAGGCATATGATCGCGTAGAGTGGTGTTTTGTGGAGTGTCTACTAGAGAGGATGGGCTTTGATAGGAAGTGGGTAACATGGATCAGCGCCT GTAAAGTTCAGAAGAGACTCAGAGGAGGGGGTTCGAAAATATTGTCTCAAGGAGGAAAAGAGATTATTCTAAAATCTGTGGGGATGGCTCTGCCAGTCTTTGCAATGAGCTGTTTCCGGTTACCTAAAGATCTCTGCGCTAAACTAACGAGCATTATGACTGAATTTTGGTGGGGAGGTGATGCAGAGAAAAAGAAAATTGCATGGGTAGCTTGGAAGAAGCTATGCAAACCTAAGGAACTCGGTGGCAAGGGTTTTAAGGATATTGCTTGGTTTAATCAAGCCTT ACCATCATATGCTTGGAGGAGCATTATGCATAGTCGTGAGCTACTATCACAAAGGCTGCTTAAAAGAATTGGGAATGGTAAGGATACGCATGTTTGGTATGATAACTGGATCCTTATGCCTATACCTAGACCTCCTAGATATAGAACAGATGAAGTAGACCTTACGCTTAAAGTCTCAGACCTTATTGATGAGAGGCATGGAACGTGGGATGTTCAACGGGTACGACATCTGTTTGTAGGGGAAGATGCCAACCAGATTCTGGAAATGAGGCCACAACTTAACCGTCATGATACAATGGTCTGGGGCTTCAGCAGGAATG CCGCACCCTCCTTGCCTCCTATTGAGAAACGGCTCTGGCCTAATTTATGGAAAGTGAAGACGATGCCTAAGATCAGACACTTCCTATGGAGAGCATTAGCCGGTGCCTTAGCCGTAGCTGAAAGACTGAGATCGCGAGGGATCCCGGTAGAAACGACATGTAAGTTATGTCATGCACAGCCTGAGACTATTTGTCATGTGCTCTTCCATTGTCCGGTAGCGAAGGAGGTTTGGAGACTATCAGAGTTTCCTATGCCAGCAGCTGACTTCTCTACAAACTCGGTTTTCCTGAACTTTCATCACCTGTTGGAGACATGTAAGCGAAGTAGGTTGGAGGAGAGAACTCGCTTGGTATTTCCATGGATTCTTTGGAACATATGGAAATCTAGAAACAAATTTGTCTTTCAACAAGTGAACGTAGGGGCAGAAGAGATATGGAGAAAAAGTCAGTTGGAGTTTGAAGCTTGGAATGCAGCTAACGTGGGTGACAAGGAAGACATTGATGAGAATGTGGGTGAATATGCTTTAGCTTGCTGGCGAAAACCATGTCCAAGTTTCATAAAATGTAACGTTGGTTCGTCTTGGACAGATGCAAACCGAAATTGTGGGGTCGCTTGGCTGACACAGAATCATTTGGGTGTCTCGCTAATCCACAGCCGTCGCTCATACTCAATGGTGGCATCACAGCTAGAGGCTGAGTTGCTAAGTTTTCTGTGGGCCGCAGAGAGCCTATCGACACTGCGACATAAGAATGTGGTGTTTGAATCTTCATCATATTTGGCGGGAGAAGCAGTTTTGAATCCTGATAATTTTCCTATGTTTCATGGGTTGATTGACGTGATAAGAGAGAAGCTGTCTAGGTTACAACTGTGGTCTATAGCTTATGTACACAGCGGAGCAAACCAATGCGCGGAGGCCATTGCTCGCAGTGTGACAAGGGATCAGCGGTATGCTTCGTATGTGGGGAAAGATGGACCTTCTTGGTTATTGCCTATGATTCATGCAGATGCTGTTCGAGCGGACAATGGATACTAA
- the LOC106316512 gene encoding polyol transporter 5-like: MTGLTPETQTVPTTAPATKHVPELGPPLKPKRNKYAFACAILASMTSILLGYDIGVMSGALIYIKRDFKITDLQVSILAGILNIFSLIGSCAAGKTSDWIGRRNTIVFAGAIFFAGAILMGLAPNYDFLMFGRFVAGVGVGYALMIAPVYTAEVAPASSRGFLTSFPEVFINAGIMLGYVSNLAFSKFPLKLGWRFMLGVGSVPSVLLAIGVLAMPESPRWLVIQGRLGEAKRVLDKTSDSPSEAALRLEEIKEAAGIPADCHDDVVQVSRKTSHGSGVWKELLIRPTPAVRRVMIAAMGIHFFQQATGIDAVVLFSPRIFKTAGLKTDHQQLLATVAVGVVKTSFILVATFLIDRVGRRPLLLTSVGGMILSLAALGTSLTIIDHTEKKVTWALVLSITTVMTYVATFSIGAGPITWVYTSEIFPLRLRSQGSSMAVVVNRVTSGVISMTFLLLSKAMTTGGAFYLFGGIATVAWVFFYTFLPETQGRSLEDMDELFSGFRWRDSKSKPKNNKNSSSNPQVEIGPNKLRA; encoded by the exons ATGACAGGTTTGACGCCGGAAACTCAAACAGTCCCGACGACGGCACCGGCAACAAAACATGTACCGGAGTTAGGTCCACCGTTGAAACCAAAGAGGAACAAGTATGCATTCGCGTGTGCAATCTTAGCTTCCATGACTTCCATCCTCCTTGGTTATG ATATAGGAGTGATGAGTGGAGCACTGATCTATATCAAGAGAGATTTCAAGATCACTGATCTTCAAGTCAGTATTCTCGCCGGAATACTTAACATTTTTTCACTCATCGGTTCTTGTGCCGCCGGTAAAACGTCCGACTGGATTGGTCGGCGTAACACAATCGTGTTTGCCGGAGCTATATTCTTCGCCGGAGCAATCCTCATGGGATTGGCTCCTAACTACGATTTCCTCATGTTCGGGAGGTTTGTCGCCGGAGTAGGAGTCGGTTATGCTCTCATGATTGCACCTGTCTATACCGCCGAAGTCGCTCCGGCATCTTCTCGTGGCTTTCTCACCTCCTTCCCTGAG GTGTTCATCAACGCAGGAATAATGCTCGGGTATGTATCAAACCTCGCCTTCTCCAAGTTTCCTCTGAAGCTTGGATGGAGATTCATGCTCGGCGTCGGTTCTGTTCCTTCCGTCTTACTAGCGATCGGCGTTCTCGCCATGCCGGAATCTCCACGGTGGCTCGTTATACAAGGCCGTCTAGGAGAAGCCAAACGCGTCCTCGACAAAACCTCTGATTCTCCCTCTGAAGCCGCTCTTCGCCTCGAAGAAATCAAAGAAGCCGCCGGAATCCCCGCCGATTGCCATGACGACGTCGTTCAG GTTTCGAGGAAGACCAGCCACGGCAGCGGAGTATGGAAAGAGCTTCTAATCCGTCCGACTCCAGCCGTCCGCCGCGTCATGATCGCCGCGATGGGAATCCATTTCTTCCAGCAAGCCACCGGGATCGACGCGGTGGTCCTCTTCTCACCACGAATCTTCAAAACCGCCGGACTCAAAACAGATCACCAGCAGCTTCTAGCGACCGTAGCAGTAGGAGTAGTGAAAACATCATTCATACTAGTGGCCACTTTCCTCATCGACCGAGTCGGAAGACGGCCACTGCTTCTCACCAGCGTGGGAGGCATGATCCTGTCTCTCGCGGCGTTGGGAACATCTCTAACGATAATAGACCACACAGAGAAGAAAGTGACGTGGGCTTTGGTGCTAAGCATCACTACGGTGATGACTTACGTAGCTACGTTCTCGATAGGAGCTGGACCTATCACATGGGTTTACACCTCTGAGATATTCCCGTTGAGGTTGAGGTCACAGGGGTCGAGTATGGCCGTGGTGGTGAACAGAGTGACGAGCGGTGTGATCTCCATGACGTTTCTTTTGCTGTCGAAGGCGATGACGACGGGAGGAGCGTTTTACTTGTTTGGAGGGATTGCGACGGTGGCTTGGGTGTTTTTCTACACTTTCTTGCCGGAGACGCAAGGGAGGTCGCTTGAGGATATGGATGAGCTTTTTAGTGGCTTCAGGTGGAGAGACTCCAAGAGTAAGCCTAAGAACAACAAGAACTCCAGTTCGAACCCGCAGGTTGAGATTGGACCAAACAAACTGAGAGCATAA
- the LOC106338383 gene encoding uncharacterized protein LOC106338383, protein MEVNLSSATSNRLAVDHYDNPFFLHNSDHAGLALVTDRLASGADFHAWRRLVCMALNVRNKLGFIDGTNLKPPDNHRDSGAWSRCNDMVSTWLMNSVSKKIGQSLLLVNNAEGMWKNLMSRFKQDDAPRIYEIEQKLSNIQQGSLDISTYYTELITLWEEYQNYVDLPLQQWSRVMKFLMGLNEAYEATRRHILMLKPIPSLEEVFNMNSISDSEASVYAGPTENMAYATMNNNYRGKPRPICTHCGLAGHIVQKCFKLHGYPPGHRYHNATSQWASSQASQTGSYSQRPPQNKPNQSSSGLFMKTNSVAHVASPNPSSQSQLDLSSFHPNQVQHLIQQLQSHARASASTSHSSHSSSSLGDTVPETETVAAETEVPVQNTTRTRRHGKAPSYLLDCHCSLIYMDKALSYHFVSNITTSFPSLETCSTPCHPISSVLSYDNIKPSFKNVILTCSLETAPNSFKQAIKSVIWTKTMNVEFQGMALNKTFSVVSLPPGKNVVGCRWIYTIKYNADGSVERPKARLVAKGYTELEGLDYTDTFSPLAKMTSVKLLLALAANHGWSISQMDITNAFLHSDLDEEIYMSLPLDIHLLRVKCYHQIQSVNFISPSMDSSRRLVSGTIASSLFFLQMASHLLRVIIHYLSRLLELHSLPYCKYALDLLADTCFLASKPCAVHMDPSIPMSKDTGVLLLDATPYRELIGRLLYLTITRPYITFAVHRLSQFLYAPTYVHMQAAHRILRCKSKKQLIVSQSSTEAKYRGMAQVTCELIWLQQLLTDLQIKVQNTTKLFYDNKSAIHIATNPVFHERTKHIEIDCHTIHDQVK, encoded by the exons ATGGAAGTGAATCTATCCTCTGCGACCTCGAATCGTCTGGCTGTTGATCATTATGACAATCCGTTCTTCCTCCACAACTCAGATCATGCTGGACTTGCTCTCGTCACTGATCGTCTTGCTTCAGGTGCTGATTTTCATGCTTGGCGTCGTTTGGTGTGTATGGCTCTCAATGTCAGAAACAAACTCGGATTCATCGATGGTACTAACTTGAAACCTCCTGATAATCATAGAGATTCTGGTGCTTGGTCTAGATGCAACGACATGGTCTCTACTTGGTTAATGAACTCGGTTTCGAAGAAGATAGGTCAGAGTTTGCTATTGGTGAATAACGCTGAAGGGATGTGGAAGAATCTTATGTCTAGATTTAAGCAAGATGATGCTCCAAGAATCTATGAGATTGAACAGAAGTTGAGTAACATTCAGCAAGGCTCTCTTGACATTAGTACATACTACACGGAATTGATCACTTTGTGGGAAGAATATCAAAACTATGTGGATCTTCCG CTTCAGCAATGGAGTCGTGTCATGAAGTTTTTGATGGGGTTGAATGAAGCGTATGAAGCAACTCGTCGTCACATACTAATGCTGAAACCAATTCCATCCCTAGAAGAAGTCTTCAACATG AACTCTATTTCTGATTCTGAGGCTTCTGTGTATGCTGGTCCTACTGAGAATATGGCATATGCTACTATGAATAACAACTACCGAGGCAAGCCACGTCCTATATGCACTCATTGTGGATTAGCAGGTCATATAGTCCAAAAATGCTTCAAGCTTCATGGCTATCCTCCTGGCCATCGTTATCATAATGCTACTTCTCAGTGGGCATCATCTCAAGCATCTCAGACTGGCTCTTATTCTCAGAGACCACCTCAGAACAAACCAAATCAGTCTTCCTCTGGTTTGTTTATGAAGACCAACAGTGTTGCTCATGTTGCTTCTCCAAATCCATCCTCGCAGTCTCAGCTGGATTTGAGCTCTTTCCATCCTAATCAAGTTCAACATTTGATCCAACAGTTACAGTCTCATGCGAGAGCTTCTGCATCTACATCTCATTCATCTCATTCATCATCATCACTGGGTGATACGGTTCCGGAGACAGAGACTGTGGCTGCTGAGACAGAGGTTCCTGTTCAAAACACAACCAGAACACGACGACATGGTAAAGCTCCTAGCTATCTTTTAGACTGCCATTGTTCTCTTATCTACATGGACAAAGCCCTTTCATATCATTTTGTTTCAAATATCACCACTTCCTTTCCTTCTCTTGAGACCTGTTCCACTCCTTGTCATCCCATTTCTTCAGTCCTCTCTTATGATAATATCAAACCATCTTTTAAAAATGTCATTCTCACTTGTTCCTTAGAAACTGCTCCTAATTCTTTTAAACAAGCCATAAAATCTGTGATATGGACGAAAACAATGAATGTGGAGTTCCAAGGTATGGCTCTTAATAAGACTTTCTCTGTTGTTTCACTTCCTCCGGGAAAGAATGTTGTGGGATGTCGTTGGATTTACACCATCAAGTATAATGCTGATGGTTCAGTTGAGCGTCCCAAAGCTCGTTTGGTTGCTAAGGGGTATACTGAACTAGAGGGTCTTGACTATACCGATACCTTCTCCCCATTGGCAAAGATGACTAGTGTGAAGCTTCTCCTGGCATTAGCGGCTAATCATGGCTGGTCTATTTCTCAAATGGATATTACCAATGCCTTCCTGCATAGTGACCTCGACGAGGAGATATATATGAGTCTACCTCTAGATATACACCTGCTCCGGGTGAAGTGTTACCACCAAATCCAGTCTGTAAACTTCATAAGTCCATCTATGGACTCAAGCAGGCGTCTCGTCAGTGGTACAATTGCTTCTTCTTTGTTCTTCTTGCAGATGGCTTCACACCTTCTCCGAGTGATCATTCACTATTTGTCAAGATTACTGGAACTCCATTCATTGCCTTACTG CAAGTATGCTTTGGATCTTCTTGCTGACACATGTTTCTTGGCTTCTAAACCGTGTGCGGTTCATATGGATCCTTCTATACCGATGAGCAAAGACACTGGTGTTCTATTGCTTGATGCAACACCATATAGAGAGCTCATTGGACGATTGCTTTACCTTACAATCACTCGTCCTTATATCACCTTTGCTGTACACCGCTTGAGTCAGTTCTTATATGCACCTACGTATGTTCATATGCAAGCTGCTCATCGTATACTCCG CTGTAAGAGTAAGAAGCAACTCATAGTTAGTCAAAGCAGTACTGAAGCCAAATACAGAGGAATGGCTCAGGTCACTTGTGAACTCATCTGGCTTCAACAGCTCCTTACTGACTTGCAGATCAAGGTACAAAACACTACTAAGCTGTTTTATGACAACAAATCTGCCATTCATATAGCCACCAACCCGGTCTTTCACGAGCGGACTAAGCACATAGAGATCGATTGTCATACCATCCATGATCAGGTCAAGTGA
- the LOC106301553 gene encoding F-box/kelch-repeat protein At3g17530-like codes for MVMITDLPFDLEKKILALVPKESRPQWQTTCKRWRTLRQDLLSKKHLAQTGREFILLLNSSVFSTTINLQGVHNNVDPVMEFGCKLGSLQDSNDLQIHDIFYCKGLVLCTMVGKQMLVVCNPSNRETRYVEPRTSHGCFEYALGYKGSKSSCVNSYKILRYCRYFDKQLMRTVSEFELYDFMSDSWRVLDVDEHDWEISARGVSVKGNTYWVAKKNEDQFILSFDFTRERFGFLPLPYESAGPEDSMNDEYDDTAVLSVVRDEQLSVLHQYLHLDLFEMKIWVSNMIGTKKVSWGEFLVVDVVLLNVVSFVVDEEHKVAVCCSTGKDDPSDDSEEECTSVSIIGKNIQSLVYDEGAIDGSWPHLMNYVPSPVQILRKSTRKSKRKRSTRRHQPEEGTSSRSVEETKVTPKAKPKAYRSF; via the exons ATGGTGATGATAACCGACCTTCCATTTGATCTGGAAAAGAAGATACTCGCCCTTGTTCCGAAAGAGTCTCGACCACAATGGCAAACTACTTGCAAGAGATGGCGCACTCTACGCCAAGATCTGCTCTCCAAGAAACACTTGGCTCAAACAGGAAGAGAGTTCATCTTATTGTTGAATTCTAGTGTTTTTTCAACAACCATCAACCTCCAGGGAGTCCATAACAACGTTGATCCGGTGATGGAGTTCGGATGTAAACTTGGATCTTTACAAGATTCAAATGATTTACAAATACATGATATTTTCTACTGCAAGGGGTTAGTGCTATGCACTATGGTGGGAAAACAAATGCTCGTGGTTTGCAACCCTAGTAACCGTGAAACTAGGTATGTCGAACCTAGAACAAGTCATGGCTGTTTCGAATATGCTCTTGGATACAAAGGCAGCAAGTCTTCTTGTGTTAATAGCTACAAGATCTTGAGGTATTGTCGTTATTTCGACAAGCAACTGATGCGTACGGTTTCCGAGTTTGAACTGTATGACTTCATGTCTGACTCATGGAGGGTTTTAGATGTTGATGAGCACGATTGGGAAATATCTGCTCGTGGCGTCTCTGTGAAAGGAAACACTTACTGGGTTGCTAAAAAGAATGAAGACCAGTTCATACTCAGTTTTGATTTCACAAGAGAGAGATTTGGGTTTCTCCCTCTTCCGTATGAGAGTGCTGGTCCTGAAGATTCCATGAATGATGAGTATGACGATACAGCTGTTCTGTCAGTTGTTAGAGACGAACAACTCTCGGTGTTACATCAGTATCTTCATTTGGATTTATTTGAGATGAAGATATGGGTGAGCAACATGATTGGCACCAAAAAGGTGTCGTGGGGCGAGTTCTTGGTAGTGGACGTCGTGTTGTTAAATGTTGTCAGCTTCGTGGTTGACGAGGAGCATAAAGTGGCAGTGTGTTGTAGTACAGGCAAGGATGATCCTAGTGATGATAGTGAAGAAGAGTGCACCAGCGTTTCAATTATTGGAAAGAATATACAAAGTCTTGTTTATGATGAAGGGGCTATAGATGGATCATGGCCACATCTCATGAATTACGTTCCAAGCCCGGTTCAAATTTTAAGGAAGAGTACGCGCAAAAGCAAAAGGAAACGATCTACAAGGAG GCATCAACCGGAGGAGGGCACTTCTTCAAGAAGCGTTGAGGAAACAAAAGTGACACCCAAAGCAAAACCTAAAGCATATCGAAGTTTCTAG